Proteins encoded within one genomic window of [Enterobacter] lignolyticus SCF1:
- the erpA gene encoding iron-sulfur cluster insertion protein ErpA, which translates to MSDDVALPLQFTDAAANKVKSLIADEDNPNLKLRVYITGGGCSGFQYGFTFDDQINDGDMTIEKQGVGLVVDPMSLQYLVGGAVDYTEGLEGSRFIVTNPNAKSTCGCGSSFSI; encoded by the coding sequence ATGAGTGATGACGTAGCGCTGCCGCTGCAGTTTACTGATGCCGCAGCCAATAAAGTAAAAAGCCTGATCGCGGATGAAGACAATCCGAACCTGAAACTGCGCGTGTATATCACCGGCGGTGGTTGCAGCGGTTTCCAGTACGGATTCACCTTCGACGACCAGATTAACGATGGCGACATGACTATCGAGAAACAGGGCGTCGGCCTGGTCGTTGACCCGATGAGCCTGCAGTATCTGGTGGGCGGCGCGGTTGACTATACCGAAGGTCTGGAAGGCTCGCGCTTTATCGTGACCAACCCGAACGCGAAAAGCACTTGCGGGTGTGGCTCTTCATTCAGCATTTAA
- the clcA gene encoding H(+)/Cl(-) exchange transporter ClcA, protein MKAESPSFESQQILRLRRRHVVRQLLNRDKTPLAILLMAAVVGTLAGLAGVAFEKAVNWVQNWRLGSLAHVANYDIIVWPLAFILSALLAMVGYYLVRRFAPEAGGSGIPEIEGALEELRPVRWWRVIPVKFIGGMGTLGAGMVLGREGPTVQLGGNIGRMVLDLFRMRSAEARHTLLATGAAAGLSAAFNAPLAGILFIIEEMRPQFRYNLISIKAVFTGVIMSSIVFRVFNGESALIEVGQLANAPVNTLWLYLILGMIFGCFGPLFNTLVLRTQDLFQRIHGGVTKKWVLVGGLIGGLCGVLGLIQPTAAGGGFNLIPIAAEGNFTIGLLLFIFFSRVITTLLCFSSGAPGGIFAPMLALGTLLGTAFGMAAAACFPAYHLEAGTFAIAGMGALLAASLRAPLTGIILVLEMADNYQLILPMIITCLGATLLAQFLGGKPLYSTILSRTLAKQEAEQAQKAKQEAGENT, encoded by the coding sequence ATGAAAGCAGAATCTCCCTCTTTTGAATCACAGCAAATTCTCCGCTTGCGCCGCCGTCATGTGGTGCGCCAGCTTCTGAACCGCGATAAAACGCCGCTGGCGATTTTATTGATGGCCGCCGTCGTCGGTACGCTGGCCGGGCTGGCCGGGGTGGCGTTTGAAAAAGCGGTAAACTGGGTGCAAAACTGGCGCCTCGGTTCACTGGCGCACGTCGCTAACTATGACATTATCGTCTGGCCGCTGGCGTTTATTCTCTCCGCGCTACTGGCGATGGTCGGGTACTACCTGGTACGCCGTTTCGCGCCGGAAGCCGGGGGCTCGGGTATCCCCGAAATAGAAGGGGCGCTGGAAGAGTTGCGTCCGGTGCGCTGGTGGCGAGTGATTCCGGTGAAATTTATCGGCGGGATGGGCACCCTGGGCGCGGGGATGGTGCTGGGGCGGGAAGGCCCCACGGTACAGCTTGGCGGCAACATTGGCCGCATGGTGCTGGATCTGTTCCGCATGCGCAGCGCTGAGGCGCGCCATACGCTGCTGGCGACCGGCGCGGCGGCGGGGCTGTCTGCGGCGTTTAACGCGCCGTTGGCCGGGATACTGTTTATTATCGAAGAGATGCGCCCGCAGTTTCGCTACAACCTGATCTCCATCAAGGCGGTGTTTACCGGCGTGATTATGTCGAGCATCGTTTTTCGGGTGTTCAACGGCGAATCGGCGTTGATTGAGGTTGGGCAACTGGCGAATGCGCCGGTCAATACCCTGTGGTTGTATCTGATCCTTGGGATGATATTCGGCTGCTTTGGCCCGCTGTTCAATACCCTGGTGCTGCGTACCCAGGATTTGTTCCAGCGCATTCACGGCGGCGTAACCAAAAAATGGGTGCTGGTCGGTGGGTTGATTGGCGGCCTGTGCGGCGTGCTCGGGTTGATTCAGCCTACGGCAGCGGGAGGCGGCTTTAACCTGATCCCGATCGCCGCCGAGGGCAATTTCACTATCGGTCTGCTGCTGTTCATTTTCTTTTCCCGGGTGATTACCACCTTATTGTGCTTCTCTTCCGGGGCGCCTGGCGGTATTTTTGCGCCGATGCTGGCGCTTGGCACGCTGCTTGGCACCGCGTTCGGCATGGCGGCGGCAGCATGTTTTCCGGCATACCATTTAGAAGCGGGGACGTTTGCCATCGCCGGGATGGGAGCGCTGCTTGCCGCCTCGCTACGTGCGCCGTTGACCGGGATTATCCTGGTGCTGGAGATGGCGGATAACTATCAGCTCATTTTGCCAATGATTATTACCTGCCTCGGCGCCACGCTATTGGCGCAGTTTCTCGGCGGTAAGCCGCTCTATTCCACGATTCTGTCCCGTACGCTGGCGAAGCAGGAGGCCGAACAGGCACAGAAAGCCAAACAGGAAGCCGGGGAGAATACTTGA
- the hemL gene encoding glutamate-1-semialdehyde 2,1-aminomutase — MSKSEHLYSAARELIPGGVNSPVRAFTGVGGTPLFIERADGAYLYDVDGKAYIDYVGSWGPMVLGHNHPAIRNAVIEAAQRGLSFGAPTEMEVKMAALVTELVPTMDMVRMVNSGTEATMSAIRLARGFTGRDKIIKFEGCYHGHADCLLVKAGSGALTLGQPNSPGVPADFAKHTLTCTYNDLASVRAAFEQYPQDIACIIVEPVAGNMNCILPQPGFLPGLRALCDEFGALLIIDEVMTGFRVALAGAQSYYDVVPDLTCLGKIIGGGMPVGAFGGRREVMEALAPTGPVYQAGTLSGNPIAMAAGFACLSEVAQPGIHETLTELTNQLADGLLEAAKEAGIPLVVNNVGGMFGIFFTDADTVTCYQDVVKCDVERFKRFFHLMLEEGVYLAPSAFEAGFMSVAHSEADIDSTIDAARRAFAKL; from the coding sequence ATGAGCAAATCAGAGCATCTCTACAGCGCGGCGCGCGAACTCATCCCCGGCGGCGTCAACTCGCCGGTCCGTGCTTTCACCGGCGTCGGCGGCACGCCGCTGTTTATTGAGCGCGCCGACGGCGCGTACCTGTATGACGTCGACGGCAAAGCCTATATCGATTACGTCGGCTCCTGGGGCCCGATGGTGCTGGGCCATAACCATCCGGCCATCCGCAACGCGGTGATTGAAGCGGCGCAGCGCGGTTTAAGCTTTGGTGCGCCGACCGAGATGGAGGTCAAAATGGCGGCGCTGGTCACCGAACTGGTGCCGACCATGGATATGGTGCGCATGGTGAACTCCGGTACCGAAGCGACAATGAGCGCCATCCGCCTGGCGCGCGGTTTTACCGGTCGTGACAAAATCATCAAATTTGAAGGCTGCTACCACGGTCATGCCGACTGCCTGCTGGTGAAAGCGGGCTCCGGCGCCCTGACGCTGGGCCAGCCGAACTCACCGGGCGTACCGGCGGATTTTGCGAAACATACGCTGACCTGCACCTATAACGATCTGGCTTCCGTACGTGCAGCCTTCGAACAATATCCGCAGGATATCGCCTGCATCATCGTTGAGCCGGTCGCCGGCAACATGAACTGCATCCTGCCGCAGCCGGGCTTCCTGCCGGGCCTGCGCGCGCTGTGCGACGAATTCGGCGCGCTGCTGATCATTGACGAAGTGATGACCGGTTTCCGCGTCGCGCTGGCGGGCGCCCAGTCTTACTACGACGTGGTGCCTGACCTGACCTGCCTTGGCAAAATCATCGGCGGCGGTATGCCGGTGGGTGCCTTCGGCGGACGCAGAGAGGTGATGGAAGCGCTGGCGCCGACCGGGCCGGTTTATCAGGCCGGTACGCTGTCCGGCAACCCGATCGCCATGGCCGCCGGTTTTGCCTGCCTGAGCGAAGTCGCTCAGCCGGGCATCCACGAAACGCTGACGGAGCTTACGAATCAGCTCGCCGATGGCCTGCTGGAGGCGGCGAAGGAAGCGGGGATTCCGCTGGTAGTGAATAACGTTGGCGGGATGTTTGGCATCTTCTTTACCGACGCCGACACGGTGACCTGCTACCAGGACGTGGTGAAGTGCGACGTTGAGCGCTTCAAGCGCTTCTTCCATCTGATGCTGGAAGAAGGCGTTTACCTCGCGCCGTCCGCGTTTGAAGCGGGCTTTATGTCCGTTGCGCACAGCGAAGCCGATATCGATAGCACCATCGATGCCGCGCGCCGGGCGTTTGCCAAACTTTGA
- the fhuB gene encoding Fe(3+)-hydroxamate ABC transporter permease FhuB, whose product MRSRIAPFPALLLLTLFIVAAGLCWHNLNAALPRAQWLQAFWQPDINSIAQMLFHYGLLPRGAVSLLVGAGLGLVGVLFQQVLRNPLAEPTTLGVATGAQLGITLTTLWAIPGALTAQFAALAGACIVGALVFGVAWGKRLSPVTLILAGLVVSLYCGAINQLLVIFHHDQLQSMFLWSTGTLTQTDWRVVQQLWPQLLGGAMLTLLLLRPLTLMGLDDGVARNLGLALSLARLAALTLAIVLSALLVNAVGIIGFIGLFAPLLAKMLGARRLLPRLVLASAIGALILWLSDQIILWLSHVWMEVSTGSATALIGAPLLLWLLPRLRSISSPAMDAGDKVAVERQHILFWSAVGAGVLLLSVVIALSFGRAEHGWFWAQGEQLDALLTWRAPRVMAAAIAGVMLAVAGCIIQRLTGNPMASPEVLGISSGAAFGVVLMLFFVPGNAFVWLMPAGSIGAAATLLIILLAAGRGGFSPHRMLLAGMALSTAFTMLLMLLQASGDPRMAQILTWLSGSTYSASWEQAVRTGAVMTILLALVPLCRRWLTILPLGGETARAVGMALTPTRVGLLLLAAGLTATATMTIGPLSFVGLIAPHIARMSGFRRTMPHIVMSALFGGILLVLADGCGRMLLFPYQIPAGLLSTFIGAPYFIYLLRKQSR is encoded by the coding sequence ATGAGATCGCGAATCGCGCCTTTCCCGGCGCTGCTGTTGCTCACGCTCTTTATCGTCGCCGCCGGGCTTTGCTGGCATAACCTGAACGCGGCGCTGCCGCGCGCGCAGTGGCTGCAGGCGTTCTGGCAGCCGGATATAAATAGCATCGCGCAAATGTTGTTTCACTACGGCCTGCTGCCGCGGGGGGCGGTCTCTTTGCTTGTCGGCGCCGGGCTTGGGCTGGTGGGGGTGCTGTTTCAGCAGGTGCTGCGCAACCCGCTGGCAGAGCCGACCACCCTCGGCGTTGCCACCGGCGCCCAGCTGGGGATCACCCTGACGACGCTGTGGGCGATACCCGGCGCGCTGACGGCGCAGTTCGCCGCGCTGGCGGGAGCCTGTATCGTCGGAGCGCTGGTGTTTGGCGTCGCCTGGGGCAAACGGCTGTCGCCGGTGACGCTGATTCTGGCGGGTCTGGTGGTGAGCCTGTACTGCGGCGCGATAAACCAGCTGTTGGTCATCTTTCATCACGACCAGCTACAGAGCATGTTCCTGTGGAGTACCGGCACGCTGACGCAAACCGACTGGCGCGTCGTGCAGCAGCTGTGGCCGCAGCTGCTTGGCGGCGCAATGCTGACCTTACTGCTGCTGCGCCCGCTGACGCTGATGGGGCTGGATGACGGCGTGGCGCGCAATCTGGGGCTTGCCCTGTCGCTGGCCCGGCTGGCGGCGCTCACGCTGGCGATTGTGCTAAGCGCCCTGCTGGTTAACGCGGTCGGGATTATCGGGTTTATCGGCTTGTTTGCGCCGCTGCTGGCGAAAATGCTGGGAGCGCGGCGCCTGCTGCCGCGGCTGGTGCTGGCGTCGGCTATCGGTGCGCTGATCCTCTGGCTCTCCGACCAAATTATTCTCTGGCTTTCTCACGTCTGGATGGAGGTCTCCACCGGCTCAGCGACCGCGCTGATTGGCGCGCCGCTGCTGCTGTGGCTGCTGCCGCGCCTGCGCAGCATCAGCTCCCCGGCGATGGACGCGGGCGATAAGGTCGCGGTCGAGCGTCAGCATATCCTGTTCTGGTCTGCGGTCGGCGCTGGCGTTCTGCTGCTGAGCGTTGTGATCGCGCTTTCTTTTGGGCGCGCAGAGCACGGCTGGTTCTGGGCGCAGGGCGAACAGCTTGACGCCCTGCTCACGTGGCGCGCGCCGCGCGTCATGGCGGCGGCGATCGCCGGGGTCATGCTGGCGGTCGCCGGCTGTATTATCCAGCGCCTGACCGGCAACCCGATGGCCAGCCCCGAAGTGCTGGGGATTTCCTCCGGCGCGGCGTTTGGCGTGGTGCTGATGCTGTTTTTTGTGCCGGGCAACGCGTTTGTCTGGCTGATGCCGGCGGGCAGTATTGGCGCCGCCGCGACGCTGCTGATCATTCTGCTTGCCGCCGGGCGCGGCGGGTTTTCGCCGCACCGGATGCTGCTCGCCGGGATGGCGCTCAGCACCGCGTTCACGATGCTGCTGATGCTGCTGCAGGCCAGCGGCGATCCGCGGATGGCGCAGATCCTGACCTGGCTCTCCGGCTCGACGTATAGCGCCTCATGGGAGCAGGCCGTACGCACCGGCGCGGTGATGACTATACTGCTCGCGCTGGTGCCGCTGTGCCGCCGCTGGTTGACGATTTTGCCGCTCGGCGGGGAGACGGCGCGGGCGGTTGGCATGGCGCTGACGCCGACGCGCGTCGGGCTGCTGCTGCTGGCTGCCGGTTTGACGGCAACGGCGACCATGACCATCGGTCCGCTAAGCTTTGTGGGATTAATTGCGCCGCATATCGCCCGGATGAGCGGTTTTCGGCGGACGATGCCGCATATTGTGATGTCGGCGCTGTTTGGCGGGATACTGCTGGTGCTTGCCGACGGGTGCGGGCGCATGCTGCTGTTCCCGTACCAGATTCCGGCCGGACTGCTGTCGACCTTTATCGGCGCGCCGTACTTTATTTATCTGCTAAGAAAGCAGAGCCGATAA
- the fhuD gene encoding Fe(3+)-hydroxamate ABC transporter substrate-binding protein FhuD — protein sequence MGNSPVISRRRLLMALALSPLLWQMKNAQAGAINPHKIVALEWLPVELLLALGVTPYGVADIPNYRRWVSEPPLPASAIDVGLRTEPNLELLTEMQPSFLVWSSGYGPSPEKLARIAPGYGVTFSNGVNPLATARASLTALAQRLGREEQAQRHLHDFDSFIEQRRAGFARQRRPLLLVSLLDARHMLVFGKNCLFQPVLDAYGLVNAWQGKTHFWGSDVVGIDRLGEFKDADVICFDHGNEPEMQKLMATPLWQAMPFVRQQRFLRLPPVWFYGATLSVMHFVRLLERALGAKA from the coding sequence ATGGGTAACTCTCCTGTGATTAGCCGCCGACGTTTACTGATGGCTCTGGCGCTCTCGCCGCTGCTCTGGCAGATGAAAAACGCGCAGGCGGGCGCTATCAACCCGCATAAAATCGTCGCGCTGGAGTGGCTGCCCGTTGAGCTGCTGCTGGCGCTCGGCGTCACGCCGTACGGTGTTGCCGATATTCCCAACTACCGGCGGTGGGTTAGCGAGCCGCCGCTTCCGGCGTCGGCGATTGACGTTGGCCTGCGTACTGAACCCAATCTTGAGCTGCTCACGGAAATGCAGCCTTCGTTTCTGGTCTGGTCGTCAGGGTACGGCCCTTCGCCAGAGAAGCTCGCCCGCATTGCGCCGGGCTACGGCGTGACGTTCAGCAACGGCGTCAATCCGCTCGCCACCGCGCGCGCGTCGCTGACCGCGCTGGCCCAGCGGCTGGGACGGGAGGAGCAGGCCCAGCGCCATCTGCATGATTTCGATAGCTTCATTGAGCAGCGCCGGGCCGGTTTTGCCCGGCAGCGCCGCCCGCTGCTGCTGGTGAGCCTGCTCGATGCCCGCCATATGCTGGTATTCGGCAAAAACTGCCTGTTTCAGCCGGTGCTGGATGCGTACGGGCTGGTCAATGCCTGGCAGGGGAAAACCCACTTCTGGGGCAGCGACGTGGTGGGTATCGACCGGCTGGGCGAATTTAAGGATGCGGATGTTATCTGCTTTGATCACGGCAACGAACCTGAAATGCAAAAGCTGATGGCGACGCCGCTGTGGCAGGCGATGCCGTTCGTTCGCCAGCAGCGCTTTCTGCGCCTACCGCCCGTCTGGTTCTATGGCGCGACGCTGTCGGTGATGCATTTTGTCCGCCTGCTGGAGCGGGCGCTGGGGGCAAAGGCATGA
- the fhuC gene encoding Fe3+-hydroxamate ABC transporter ATP-binding protein FhuC: MQDYSLHSETTFSLRNVTFRVPGRTLLHPLSLTFPAGKVTGLIGHNGSGKSTLLKMLGRHQLASEGEILLDGQPLDGWSSKAFARKVAYLPQQLPPAEGMTVRELVAIGRYPWHGALGRFGAADREKVDEAITLVGLKPLAHRLVDSLSGGERQRAWLAMLVAQDSRCLLLDEPTSALDIAHQVDVLALVHRLSQQRGLTVIAVLHDINMAARYCDYLVALRGGEMIAQGAPEALMRGETLEQIYGIPMGILPHPAGAAPVSFVY, translated from the coding sequence ATGCAGGACTATTCGCTCCACTCTGAAACCACTTTTTCGCTTCGCAACGTCACCTTCCGCGTGCCTGGCCGTACGCTGCTGCATCCGCTGTCGCTGACCTTTCCCGCCGGTAAAGTGACCGGGCTGATTGGCCATAACGGTTCGGGAAAATCCACCCTGCTGAAAATGCTCGGGCGCCACCAGCTGGCGTCGGAAGGGGAGATCCTGCTGGACGGACAGCCGCTGGACGGCTGGAGCAGTAAGGCGTTTGCCCGTAAGGTCGCCTACCTGCCGCAGCAACTGCCGCCTGCGGAGGGGATGACCGTGCGCGAGCTGGTGGCGATTGGCCGCTATCCGTGGCACGGCGCGCTGGGGCGTTTTGGCGCCGCCGACCGCGAAAAAGTCGACGAGGCGATTACGCTGGTCGGCCTAAAGCCTCTGGCGCATCGTCTGGTCGACAGCCTCTCCGGCGGCGAGCGGCAGCGGGCGTGGCTCGCCATGCTGGTGGCCCAGGACAGCCGCTGTCTGCTGCTTGACGAGCCGACGTCCGCGCTGGATATCGCCCATCAGGTTGATGTTCTGGCGCTGGTGCACCGCTTAAGCCAGCAGCGCGGGCTGACGGTTATCGCGGTGCTGCATGATATCAACATGGCGGCGCGCTACTGCGACTACCTGGTGGCGCTGCGCGGCGGCGAGATGATTGCGCAGGGGGCGCCGGAGGCGCTGATGCGCGGCGAAACGCTGGAACAGATTTACGGTATTCCGATGGGGATCCTGCCGCATCCGGCAGGGGCCGCGCCGGTCAGCTTTGTCTACTAA
- the fhuA gene encoding ferrichrome porin FhuA, producing MARPQTAQPVNTSLRKLAVVVATAISGLPVSALAAEQPAEETITVTATPTAQESAWGPSATIAAKRTATATKTDTPIEKTPQSVSVVTREEMDTHQPASVKEALGYTPGITVATRGASDTYDAVKIRGFGSVNQNNYLDGLKLQGDFYNEVIIDPYMLERVELMRGPTSVLYGKSSPGGIITMVSKRPTTDPLKEVQFKMGTDNLWQTGFDFSDAIDDEGVWSYRLTGVARSNDDQQQFAKQKRYAIAPSFSWRPDDKTNFTFLSNFQDSPETGYYGWLPMQGTVVPLANGKHLPTDFNEGAPNNTYSLSHKMVGYSFDHAFNDTFTVRQNLRYVESKTAQKSVYGTGIDPLNPLMLNRGTVVDNEKLHNFAVDTQLQSTFSTAAVEHTLLTGVDFQQMRNDINATFGTAPQLDLSNPVFSDYDFGSAAPYQQNKQKQTGIYVQDQAEWNQFVLTVGGRYDWLTQSTRAYQANNYTERDDSQFTGRAGLNYVFDNGIAPYISYSESFEPNSGADFYGNTFKPSKGRQYEAGVKYVPGDRPIVLTAAIYQLTKTNNLMSDPDHVYSSVQGGEIRSRGVELEAKAALSANVNMTASYTYTDAQYTDDTTLQGNTPEQVPTHMASLWGDYTFNAGPLSGLTVGTGGRYIGSSWGDPANSFKVASATIVDAVVKYDLARVGMAGSSVALNVNNLFDRDYVASCFATYGCFWGAERQVVATATFRF from the coding sequence ATGGCGCGTCCTCAAACTGCTCAGCCAGTGAATACCTCGCTGCGTAAACTCGCCGTCGTTGTCGCCACGGCAATTAGCGGCCTGCCCGTTTCGGCCCTGGCTGCTGAACAACCGGCAGAAGAAACCATTACCGTTACCGCCACGCCAACCGCACAGGAAAGCGCATGGGGCCCGTCGGCGACAATTGCCGCTAAGCGTACCGCCACAGCGACCAAAACCGACACCCCGATTGAAAAAACGCCGCAGTCCGTGTCGGTGGTGACGCGTGAAGAGATGGATACACACCAGCCCGCGTCAGTGAAAGAGGCGCTGGGTTACACACCTGGGATAACTGTCGCGACGCGCGGCGCTTCTGATACCTATGATGCGGTGAAAATTCGCGGTTTCGGCTCCGTTAATCAGAATAACTATCTGGACGGCCTGAAGCTGCAGGGCGATTTTTACAACGAAGTGATTATCGACCCCTATATGCTGGAGCGCGTTGAGCTGATGCGCGGCCCAACGTCAGTGCTGTACGGAAAAAGCAGCCCGGGCGGGATTATCACGATGGTCAGCAAACGCCCGACCACCGACCCGCTCAAAGAAGTCCAGTTCAAAATGGGCACCGACAACCTGTGGCAGACCGGGTTTGACTTTAGCGACGCGATTGACGACGAGGGCGTGTGGTCCTACCGCCTGACCGGCGTGGCGCGTTCAAACGACGATCAGCAGCAGTTTGCTAAACAGAAGCGGTATGCCATTGCGCCGTCGTTCTCATGGCGCCCGGATGACAAGACCAATTTCACCTTCCTGTCTAACTTCCAGGACAGCCCGGAAACCGGTTATTACGGCTGGCTGCCGATGCAGGGCACCGTCGTGCCGCTGGCGAACGGTAAGCACCTGCCGACGGATTTCAACGAAGGCGCGCCGAACAACACCTACTCTCTGTCGCACAAGATGGTGGGATACAGCTTCGACCACGCGTTTAACGACACCTTTACCGTGCGCCAGAATCTGCGCTACGTCGAATCGAAAACCGCGCAGAAAAGCGTCTACGGCACCGGCATCGATCCGCTCAATCCGCTGATGCTGAACCGCGGCACGGTGGTGGATAACGAAAAGCTGCATAACTTTGCCGTCGATACCCAGCTGCAGAGCACCTTCTCCACCGCGGCCGTTGAGCACACGCTGCTGACCGGGGTGGATTTCCAGCAGATGCGCAATGACATTAACGCGACCTTTGGTACCGCGCCGCAGCTGGATCTGAGCAACCCGGTGTTCAGCGATTATGACTTTGGCTCCGCGGCGCCTTACCAGCAGAACAAGCAGAAGCAGACCGGTATCTATGTTCAGGACCAGGCGGAGTGGAACCAGTTTGTGCTGACGGTGGGCGGTCGCTACGACTGGCTGACGCAGTCCACGCGCGCCTATCAGGCGAACAACTACACCGAGCGCGACGATAGCCAGTTCACCGGACGCGCGGGTCTTAACTATGTCTTCGATAACGGTATAGCGCCGTACATCAGCTACAGCGAATCGTTTGAGCCAAACTCCGGTGCGGATTTCTACGGCAACACCTTTAAACCGTCGAAAGGCCGCCAGTACGAAGCGGGCGTGAAGTATGTCCCGGGCGATCGCCCGATTGTGTTAACCGCGGCGATTTATCAGCTGACGAAAACCAACAACCTGATGTCCGACCCGGATCATGTGTACTCGTCTGTTCAGGGCGGCGAAATTCGCTCTCGCGGGGTGGAGCTGGAGGCGAAAGCCGCGCTCAGCGCCAACGTGAACATGACGGCGTCATACACCTATACCGACGCGCAGTACACCGACGATACGACGCTGCAGGGCAATACGCCGGAGCAGGTGCCGACCCACATGGCCTCTTTGTGGGGCGATTACACCTTCAACGCGGGTCCGCTGTCGGGCCTGACGGTCGGGACCGGCGGTCGCTATATCGGCTCTTCCTGGGGTGACCCTGCCAACAGCTTCAAAGTAGCCAGCGCCACCATCGTGGACGCGGTCGTGAAGTACGATCTGGCGCGCGTCGGCATGGCGGGCTCCAGCGTTGCGCTGAACGTCAACAACCTGTTCGATCGCGATTATGTCGCCAGCTGCTTTGCCACCTACGGCTGCTTCTGGGGCGCGGAGCGTCAGGTGGTTGCCACCGCAACCTTCCGTTTCTAA